The following are encoded together in the Ranitomeya imitator isolate aRanImi1 chromosome 4, aRanImi1.pri, whole genome shotgun sequence genome:
- the FBXO7 gene encoding F-box only protein 7 — protein sequence MKLRVRAGKQSGRLELRDGEETLGALRSQLRGSFLPGLGFSPDVDFSITLNGSDCLAEDERSLESLGIVSGDLIVIVTDELPAPEQPAPAAATDTKDVGYKRQKYEGEAAEVEAAANRCSPEPMLISEAADGKIPHSLEALYPDCSCASDALVIVTHRLMVETGYKEQGVTHKVSSMPEDWRSGDGVYKLHYSHPLCGDSSTALVCVPMGKLLIINATLTIGGELRCMKRLQILIDSYISFPQEDRSVASVYRDLQKLSRLFKDQVVYPLLAATRQALGLPDVFGLVVLPPELKLRIFRLLDVRSILSLGATCKNLHADVEDPSLWRFLYRRDFKDGSERDPHHTDWKELYKSKQTQLRVLRLTRHPYNPDYPPFRPDPFHPDQLPPNYPYPPGIIGGEYDQRPTFPFPRDPLSLLNPRRPYDPGLFQVPRPRFNPPLPGHFGESSRSRRGPFL from the exons CCCTGATGTGGATTTCTCCATCACACTGAATGGCAGCGACTGCCTGGCGGAGGACGAGCGCAGCCTGGAGTCCTTGGGGATCGTATCCGGGGATCTGATCGTCATAGTAACCGATGAGCTCCCCGCCCCGGAGCAGCCGGCGCCTGCAGCCGCCACCGACACCAAAGATGTCGGGTACAAAAGACAGAAATATGAGGGAGAAGCCGCTGAG GTGGAAGCGGCGGCAAACCGCTGCTCCCCGGAGCCCATGCTGATCAGCGAGGCCGCGGACGGGAAGATTCCGCACTCCCTGGAGGCGCTGTACCCCGACTGCAGCTGCGCCAGCGACGCCCTCGTAATCGTTACCCACCGCCTCATGGTGGAGACCGGATACAAGGAGCAG GGTGTGACGCACAAGGTGTCTTCCATGCCTGAGGACTGGAGAAGTGGTGACGGCGTCTACAAGCTCCACTACTCCCATCCGCTGTGCGGTGACAGCTCCACAGCGCTGGTCTGTGTGCCAATGGGCAAACTTCTGATCATCAATG CCACTTTAACCATCGGCGGTGAGCTGAGGTGCATGAAGAGGCTGCAGATTCTCATCGATTCCTACATCTCCTTCCCGCAAGAAG ACCGTTCTGTGGCCTCGGTGTACAGGGACTTGCAGAAGTTATCACGCCTCTTCAAAGATCAGGTGGTGTACCCTTTACTTGCTGCTACTCGGCAAG CCCTGGGTCTTCCCGATGTCTTTGGTTTGGTGGTTTTGCCCCCGGAGCTGAAGCTGCGGATCTTCCGTCTTCTGGACGTTCGCTCCATCTTGTCGCTTGGCGCCACATGTAAAAATCTGCACGCGGACGTCGAAGACCCTTCCCTGTGGAGGTTCCTCTACCGGCGAGATTTCAAGG ATGGCAGCGAACGAGACCCCCACCACACAGACTGGAAGGAG CTTTATAAGAGTAAGCAGACTCAGCTCAGAGTCCTGCGCCTTACACGCCATCCCTACAACCCGGACTACCCACCGTTTCGCCCCGACCCTTTCCATCCTGACCAGTTGCCACCCAACTATCCCTACCCGCCGGGCATCATCGGGGGCGAGTATGACCAGCGCCCCACGTTTCCATTTCCTAGAGATCCCCTTTCATTATTAAACCCGCGCAGACCTTACGACCCGGGACTTTTTCAGGTCCCCAGGCCCCGGTTTAACCCCCCGTTACCCGGTCATTTTGGTGAATCGTCACGTTCAAGACGGGGGCCTTTCTTGTGA